One region of Pleuronectes platessa chromosome 18, fPlePla1.1, whole genome shotgun sequence genomic DNA includes:
- the dazl gene encoding deleted in azoospermia-like yields MWAWCGPVEEAYKPRGRRQAASSSKLSNGYILPEGRLTPNALFVGGIDIKVEENEIRDFFAKYGLVKEVKIITYRGGLCKGYGFVYFNEEVNIPSIVEEHISFKGRKLKLGPAIMKERSSRSMQSWPGQAHWTSPTQYFYCACCSPVGGGVAQPSPILNGGSPYPPPYSYSNYGGGVMVPQMPMNYPQNVFAYPSTPAHWTADQRTHSVNQSFVDCGVQTMLTVM; encoded by the exons ATGTGGGCGTGGTGTGGTCCGGTGGAG GAGGCCTACAAGCCCAGGGGCAGACGCCAGGCTGCATCCTCCTCCAAGTTGTCCAATGGATAcatcctgcccgagggaagactGACTCCCAACGCGCTCTTTGTCGGTGGGATAGACATAAAG GTGGAGGAAAATGAAATACGCGACTTCTTTGCAAAATATGGCCTAGTCAAGGAAGTGAAAATCATCACATACCGTGGAGGACTCTGCAAAGG TTATGGCTTTGTGTACTTCAATGAAGAGGTCAACATTCCATCAATCGTTGAG gAACACATAAGCTTTAAGGGTCGGAAACTCAAGCTGGGCCCTGCAATCATGAAAGAAAGGAGTTCAA GGTCCATGCAATCCTGGCCTGGCCAAGCTCATTGGACGAGCCCCACCCAGTACTTCTACTGTGCTTGCTGCTCACCTGTAGGGGGTGGTGTGGCACAACCTTCACCCATTCTCAACGGCGGCAGCCCCTACCCTCCG CCATACTCCTATTCCAACTACGGAGGAGGTGTGATGGTCCCACAGATGCCAATGAACTATCCACAGAATGTCTTTGCCTACCCg TCCACTCCAGCTCACTGGACGGCGGACcagaggacacactctgtcaaTCAG AGCTTTGTGGACTGTGGAGTCCAGACTATGTTGACTGTGATGTAG
- the oxnad1 gene encoding oxidoreductase NAD-binding domain-containing protein 1 isoform X2: MTSKRKMDHLERTASNSRQSPLYPAQVCGIINESETVRRLRIAVHPNFSFKAGQWVDFFIPGVEKVGGFSMCSSPCLLQQEGVIELAVKYTQHPPAHWVHTVCEVGSQVAMRVGGDFFFDPAPSDPPVDLLLVAGGVGINPLYSILLHAADLQHLNQSSGSVDYNIGSAHLCYSAKNTHELLFQSSITEVCRDFPDKFSCDFHVTQQSPDADPRVQPFINRGRITEEELRARVDPQRTLCYLCGPPPMIEGISKTLMDFGLSKDRILFEKWW; this comes from the exons ATGACCTCCAAAAGAAAAATGGACCACCTGGAGAGGACAGCAAGCAACTCCAGACAGAGT CCTCTGTATCCTGCTCAAGTATGTGGAATAATAAACGagtcagagacagtgagacgtTTGAGGATAGCCGTCCATCCAAACTTCAGCTTCAAAGCGGGACAGTG GGTGGATTTCTTCATCCCCGGTGTGGAGAAGGTGGGAGGTTTCTCCATGTGCTCCAGCCCGTGTCTGCTGCAGCAGGAAGGGGTCATCGAACTGGCCGTAAAATACACCCAACACCCCCCGGCACACTGGGTCCACACTGTG TGTGAAGTGGGCTCCCAGGTGGCCATGCGTGTTGGCGGAGACTTCTTCTTTGACCCGGCACCTTCGGATCCCCCTgtggatttgctgctggtggcTGGCGGCGTCGGGATCAACCCTCTGTACTCCATTCTGCTGCACGCCGCCGATCTGCAGCATCTCAACCAATCCTCGGGCAGCGTTGACTACAACATCGGCTCCGCTCACCTCTGCTACAGCGCAAAGAACACCCACGAGCTGCTCTTCCAG AGCTCCATCACCGAGGTGTGTCGGGATTTCCCCGACAAGTTCTCCTGCGACTTCCACGTCACGCAACAGAGCCCAGATGCCGACCCACGCGTCCAGCCATTCATCAACC gtgggagaatcacagaggaggagctgcgGGCCCGTGTGGACCCACAGAGGACTTTGTGTTACCTGTGCGGACCCCCGCCCATGATCGAAGGCATTTCCAAAACCCTCATGGACTTCGGCCTCTCGAAAGACAGGATCCTCTTCGAGAAGTGGTGGTAG
- the rftn1a gene encoding raftlin produces the protein MGCRLPKLRKAEEKRSPGNIYSTLRRPQVETKVGVSYTYHFLDFLLGKEEVPVSSVLCLSSVRELPVQVRELYAQGFVLVAVHPFVHPCGPRHAHIQRQLHRAVLVRETPSSEKSQLRWARHRLDTDVCVAGHQAADPEVIQSYVKRIQDVAEQGMMFVGFLQQPGGAPCFLGQWDPEELSSLHSSPSPIHRNPFSASTSPTDLTEPLQSGAEPDDLPFEPRESDHEMVECNTQPLVPRELDFSTLSPTPSSELSAGEPDDQIQTSQIILKESLESTNQPQHHSRPGVDTDQWCPSPNPADTRGSRLRLGEQQRRGPEHRDSTEKHFHLPDQGERRGSSLDGWLSSPELERSHERKSGSFCADGQGRETTHNNNHIGLKSSEKDKNTTSAQARMQLFALYNHTGELNTSLRFYSLRVPLQLQKEAGLVTEVDAHWLDHMTQHFTSGARLVDGFFQLGDDNESGVSSVDSVFILQSSAEDTTNTSYDAIVVEQWTVVDGVVVKTDYIPLLQSLAPYGWRLMCVLPTPIVKTNRYWTASIDVTVTALNSNLLPVLQRKRKDFKMLNLRGRSKAKRNSAGEDEREIRSLMMDVEMDRLRRNTNEEEAEARRRWDGGRSDRASHREHGDEWEEEEEEDEGHQRGSVFLSGSRFSVEDQEEETDIDMIPLSKQEKCVRWTEVCQRDDGGVREEVKMEERIKQQLFSGVC, from the exons ATGGGGTGTAGGCTGCCTAAGCTGCGGAAGGCAGAGGAGAAGCGAAGCCCGGGAAACATCTACTCCACTCTCCGACGGCCTCAGGTGGAGACTAAAGTGGGTGTGTCGTACACCTACCATTTCCTGGATTTCCTGTTGGGGAAAGAAG aggTGCCGGTGTCCTCGGTGCTGTGCCTGTCTTCGGTCAGAGAACTGCCGGTTCAGGTCAGGGAGCTCTACGCGCAGGGGTTCGTCCTGGTCGCGGTGCACCCGTTCGTCCACCCTTGCGGCCCTCGCCACGCGCACATCCAGCGCCAGCTCCACCGGGCGGTGCTGGTCCGAGAGACGCCAAG TTCAGAGAAAAGCCAGCTGAGGTGGGCCCGACACCGACTGgacacagatgtgtgtgtggcggGTCACCAGGCCGCTGACCCCGAAGTGATCCAGAGCTACGTCAAGAGG ATCCAGGATGTAGCGGAGCAAGGGATGATGTTTGTGGGCTTTCTTCAGCAGCCAGGGGGCGCACCCTGCTTTCTGGGGCAGTGGGACCCTGAGGAGCTGTCGTCCTTGCACTCGAGCCCTTCGCCCATCCATCGCAACCCCTTCAGCGCCAGCACCAGCCCGACAGATCTAACAGAACCCCTTCAAAGCGGCGCAGAACCCGACGATCTCCCTTTTGAACCTCGAGAGTCAGATCATGAAATGGTCGAATGTAACACGCAGCCTTTGGTGCCCAGAGAACTGGACTTCAGCACCCTGAGTCCCACCCCGAGTTCAGAGCTCAGCGCAGGGGAGCCAGACGATCAGATTCAGACCTCACAGATCATTTTGAAAGAGTCGCTGGAATCAACAAACCAACCTCAACATCACAGTAGGCCTGGCGTGGACACGGATCAGTGGTGTCCAAGTCCGAACCCAGCAGACACCCGAGGGAGCCGGCTGCGTCTCggagagcagcagcgtcgcgGACCAGAGCACAGagactccacagagaaacacttTCACCTTCCCGACCAGGGAGAAAGACGGGGTTCAAGCCTAGACGGCTGGCTCAGCTCTCCAGAGCTGGAGCGCAGCCATGAAAGAAAGTCCGGCTCCTTCTGTGCGGATGGACAAGGCCGAGAaacgacacacaacaacaaccataTTGGTCTCAAGAGTTCAGAGAAAGATAAGAACACGACTTCAGCACAGGCTC GGATGCAGCTCTTTGCCCTCTACAACCACACAGGAGAGCTGAACACGTCCCTGAGGTTCTACTCGCTGAGGGTGCCGCTCCAGCTCCAGAAGGAGGCGGGGCTAGTCACAGAAGTCGATGCTCACTGGCTCGACCACATGACGCAGCATTTCACCAGCGGCGCGCGCCTCGTCGACGGGTTTTTCCAGCTTGGAGATGATAACG AATCCGGCGTTTCATCTGTGGACAGTGTCTTCATCCTGCAGAGCTCCGCGGAGGACACCACGAACACCTCCTATGACGCCATCGTGGTGGAGCAGTGGACCGTTGTTGAT gGTGTGGTGGTCAAGACGGACTACATCCCATTGCTCCAGTCTCTGGCTCCGTATGGATGGAGGCTCATGTGTGTGTTACCCACACCCATTGTCAAGACCAACAGGTACTGGACTGCATCCATAGATGTCACTGTTACAGCCCTCAACTCAAATCTCCT ACCCGTTCTGCAACGCAAGAGAAAAGACTTCAAG ATGCTGAACCTCAGGGGTCGCAGCAAGGCAAAGAGAAACTCTGCCggagaggacgagagagagatCAGGTCCCTAATGATGGACGTGGAGATGGACAGGttgagaagaaacacaaacgaGGAGGAAGCGGAGGCGAGGAGGCGCTGGGACGGCGGAAGGAGCGATCGGGCGAGCCACCGGGAGCACGGAGatgagtgggaggaggaggaggaggaggatgaaggacaTCAGAGGGGCTCGGTGTTCCTATCGGGGAGCAGGTTTTCTGTtgaggaccaggaggaggaaACTGACATTGATATGATCCCTCTGTccaagcaggagaagtgtgtgcGATGGACAGAAGTGTGTCAGAGAGATGACGGAGGGGtcagggaggaggtgaagatggaAGAGCgcatcaaacagcagctgtttTCCGGCGTCTGCTGA